The Marinomonas maritima genome segment GTTCGCGTGCTTTGACAGTAGAGACGATTTGATTGTTTTCATCCAGAACGGCCACTTTAGAGCCAGCCGTAATATACAAACCAGACTCTACGATACAGCGATCACCAAGACCAATGCCAATGCCGGCATTAGCGCCAATCAAGCATTTTTCGCCAACGCCAATGACAATGTTACCACCGCCAGACAGTGTACCCATAGTTGAGCAGCCGCCACCTAGGTCAGAACCATTACCGACGACCACGCCAGCAGAAATACGGCCTTCCACCATACTAGAGCCAAGAGTACCAGCATTGAAGTTGACAAAACCTTCATGCATAACGGTTGTGCCTTCGGCTAGGTGGGCGCCTAAGCGAACACGTGCAGCATCACCGACACGGATGCCAGTAGGAACAATGAAGTTTAGCATTTTAGGGAACTTATCAACGCTAAACACTTCAATGGTACGGCCTTCCATGCGTGCGTTTAGTTGACGATCTGCTAGTTCTCGTACGTCGATAGGGCCTTCGCTTGTCCATGCTGTATTAATCAGTAGGCCAAACATACCATCTAATATTGTATTGTGAGGCTTGACTAGGCGGTGCGAGATTAGTTGAAGCTTTAGATATACTTCTGCTGGGTTACTTGGTGCTTCATCAGTGACTAATACGCACAAAACAATAGGCTTAGTAGATGCTTTTAAGCGAGAAGCTAGCTCTGCTTGTTCTATGTTTCCCGCTTTTAAAAGGCTCATGTGTAAGCGGTTTAGATCACCTTCTTCCAGTACAAGTGTCGCGTTTCCACATTCATAATTGGTGCTTTCTAAAAGTGCATCCAGCGTACCCTTTTCTGGATTAAGACTTGGTGCTGAATAGAAAACTTCTAGCCAATTGTCTTCTTTGTTTTGTGTGCCGATACCAAGACCGAACGCGAAGATTGTGTTGCTCATGTGTGGTTTCTCCAACTGGATTATCTATATAAAGAGATTACTAAGGGGTTATCTGCGACTGAGGAAGTCTTTAATTCTCTTTGCTGCCTCAACGCATTCAGATTCTTCGGCAACTAACGCCATGCGAATGTGGCGATCACCAGGGTTGACACCTTCTACTTCTCGACCTAAATAGCTTCCGGGTAAGACGACAACGGACTCTTCTTGATACAGTAAAGTACAAAAATCTTCGTCTTTCATATTCAGCTCAGGCCATAAGTAAAAGCCTGCCTCAGGTTTAGATACGGACATAATAGGCGATAATATACCTAAAA includes the following:
- the dapD gene encoding 2,3,4,5-tetrahydropyridine-2,6-dicarboxylate N-succinyltransferase yields the protein MSNTIFAFGLGIGTQNKEDNWLEVFYSAPSLNPEKGTLDALLESTNYECGNATLVLEEGDLNRLHMSLLKAGNIEQAELASRLKASTKPIVLCVLVTDEAPSNPAEVYLKLQLISHRLVKPHNTILDGMFGLLINTAWTSEGPIDVRELADRQLNARMEGRTIEVFSVDKFPKMLNFIVPTGIRVGDAARVRLGAHLAEGTTVMHEGFVNFNAGTLGSSMVEGRISAGVVVGNGSDLGGGCSTMGTLSGGGNIVIGVGEKCLIGANAGIGIGLGDRCIVESGLYITAGSKVAVLDENNQIVSTVKARELSGQSDLLFRRNSETGAIECKTNKTAIALNEVLHAHN